The following DNA comes from Pongo pygmaeus isolate AG05252 chromosome 9, NHGRI_mPonPyg2-v2.0_pri, whole genome shotgun sequence.
TCCAGGTTCCGTCTCTTGCCCTCACCTCTGTAGACGCCCACACTTGATGGTGCTCAGCAGTGTCTCTTGTTCCTTGGGGGTGGCACAAGCATCATAAGCGGCCAGGAGGCTGGGGGGCAGAGGTTTGAGTTTCTGAGGCTGACAGTGGCCCACTCTGGGCCAGCACCATGAGGGGCCAGGCAGAGGGGTCAGCATGGGATGGAAGAGTTGAGACACTGCCCCACTTCCTGAGCCTGGTACTCAAGGCCCCAGGCCAGCCTGGCTGTCCTCCCTCCCTGTGGGAACTCTGGGGCAAAACCATCACCCTCACTCCCCTTAATGGCCCAACccccttctccaggaagcctctgCTCCACCAGGTGGgatgtctccctccctcctgtgGCCTCCACTGCCTGGGACACTGTGTGGGCCTGCTGGCTTCCTCCCCACCTGACCTCCACGAGCACCCGGGGATCTGTCTATCTCTGGTCTGCAGAGCCCACACAAGGCCAGGCCCCCTCCACGAAGCATGGATTAAGGTGAATTCCATGCACGGAGGGCAGGGGCTGAGGACACCTAAGGGCCCTTTAGGGTCTACCTGGCGGGGGTGCTGTATCGATCCACCAGGGCTGCTGCCTTCTCCCCACTCACTCCGCGCACCTGCATCAGCTGCCGGGCAAACACTTCTCGCACCGACTGGGCCTGGGTTCGGGGAAGGGCTGGATCAGTGGGGGTCTGGGCCAGGCCACGTCTcagaagctgggcagagacagTACCTTATTCTTGATGGCTCCTGCGTTGAAGTCACTGAAGGTGAGGAGTGAGCAGAGAGGGTTTGGAGAGGGCATGGCCCCTGATTCAGGGTTCCCAGGGGTTCCCCAGGGGCGGCTGCGTAGGGTGTGGCCCTGAAGGAAGAAGGGACTGAGGCCAGGCTGGAGCTCGAAGGGACAACTCCAGCCAGCCCCTGCCCAGTCCTCAGCCTTGGGGGGCCAGCCTGAGAAATGGGGATCTCACCCACCTTGCTTCTTTTGGGGATGCACAGGGCCCAGGCAAGGTGAATTCCTTGTGGGCTCTGCCCCGACACTGGGAAAGGGGCCTCTGCTCACCTGGTAGAGTCTCTGCAGGCCCCGAGTCAAGAGGGCCAGGTAGGCGGCTGACTCCTTAATGTCTGCTGTGCGCTTCACAAAAAAGCCATCAATGACCTGGGGAAGAGGACCCAAGAGAGGGAAGGTGGCTCCTGGCCCAGACCATGAACCATGGACCACAGGGGCCCCTGCCTGCCTacctggccctgccctcccaGCTCACCTGAGTGTTGGTGACAGCCTGCAGCAGTGTGctctcaggaaggctgaggttcTGGACCGAGCCATGCTCTTCCACCAGGTATACCCGGCGCTCCAGACCACAGCGCTTCAGCCGGAACTAGGGAAGTGTACAGAGTGGATAGGGAGGGTCAGGCTGGATGACCACATGCCTGGGCATCCATGATGTCACACTCAAAATGGTGCTGTGACCCTGTTCCCACCAGTTAGCCTCTGCATCCTCCCTAGCCTCTCCACCTGCCTCAGAGGGGTCTCCGCAGCTTTGCTCATGCTGACACTCTTGTCTAGAAAGCCTTTCCTCCATCTCTCAACACTGCCCATCCTTCAAGCCTCCCCTGGGCCAGTACATGGCCTCTGTGACTAGGGGTCCACCCAGCAGCAAGTACCAAGGTACAGCCTCTGTATTTCCACTCCTGGAGGTTTATGCCTTGTTTATCCAAGACTGCAGGGGCTGGGTACCCAAGAGGTCTTTAAAATGCTCCTGAGCTCAGCCCAAGCATGCAGGTACCTGGCTTCCTACTGTGCACCTGGATGGGCCTGTGGGGGTCTGATCCTGGAGCAGCCACAGGGTGGGTGTGGCTGGATTCCAAAGGGCTCTGCCTCAAGGAGGCTGCCAGAAGTGCCCCTGGATTGCTCTGGGCTGAAAAGGGGGCTTCAGAGCAGGCGGGGAAGCCTGGCAAAGCCAGGAAAATTACCTTCTGCTCCCGGAAGCGGCCGTCAATGATGCTGCTGCAAAGGTCATCCAGCCGCTTGCGCTCCACAATGTGATCCAGTACCAACTCTCCAGGGCTTGCTGCCGACAAGCCAGCCGTTAGCTTGCGATCCCCTACCCACCAGGCCCTGCCCCTGGCGCCAGCCTGTCCATGGCCCTTCACCTGGGTCTCTAGGATTGGTCTCCTGTGCCACCCACACAAAATCCCCAACGTGCAGCTTGCGCACCGTGTGGGTCACGTGCAGCCGCTGTAGCTCTCGGAGCAGCTCCGGCCTGTGCCCGCCCCTGGAGTGGCAAGGAGGGAAGCCTAGATCAGGGCAGGGCAGTGCCTACCCCCTAGCCTCCTCCGATCATCTCCCTCATTTCTCCCCACCTCACTCACCCCCGGGTCTCGCCAATGTCCACACACAACAGCACCCTATACTCTCCAGGCCTCAGCTCCAGTGGCGGCTGCTGGACCCCTGCTTCACTGGCACTAAGTGGGGGGTGTTGGTATGTGAGGCCAGAACCCCTTGTGCCAGGGCAGTTGCCCCacacccaccacccacccacaGTAGGGAGGCAGCCACAGCTCAGCTGCAGGTGATGGGTTCGGGTGGGGTTTTGGCCTCATttcccatcccctcctccctgTTTTCCCCCCTCCTCCGCCCTCCTCCTCACAGCTCTGCTGAAGCTGCTCCTGGCACTGCTGTCTCCTCCCCAGGGGGCTCCTTGGGCCCGATGCCCACATTCAGCAAGCTCAGGCCTTCTGACTCGGCCAACTTCTGGGCCAGCTCCAGGCCCTCTGGGGTCAATGaatacctgggaggcagaggggacaAACACAGCTCTCCCTTCTTCACTCATTCCTGGCAGGCTTTCCTGCCTGCCCCCTGCTGGGCTGGCCTCACCACCCCCTTGGCACCCTACACAAATGACCCCAATGGCTCCTGCTCCTCCTGGTCTTCTTGGCTCTCAGAGCAGTTCCTTGGGCCTGCTCAGCGCCACTCTCAGGTCTGCAAGAAGCGTGTCTCAGACAATTTCATTCCTCCTGTCTTCACTaatgctgtttcctcctcctcggAATACTTATCCTGCATCTCTACCCGCCAAATCCTAAAACATGTCAAATGCTATCTTCTCTCGAAAAGGCTTTCTCCTCCTCCAATAACCACTGCACCCTCCTGCCCCCGCTGCTGCGGTTTCACACCCTCCAGGTACTCCAACAGTGGGGGCTCCTGAGGAAAGGCCCACGCCCCCCAACCTTCAACAGCATCAGCTCTGGGAGTTACTGGGTAACTCTAAGGCCCTACTAAGAAGGTCACGCATGCTCTCCTGTATCTCCTGCAGTTGGCCCCACCTGGCTGGCTGGTGTGTCCTGAGGACCAGGTTCCTGTGGAGGAGGGAGCGGAGGGCTGGCCAGGGTCGAGCACTCCCAGGGGCTACCTGTGGATCAGAAAAGAGATCCTCAGAGAGCATCTGGTACCACCACAAGTCCATATTCCCTATGTCCCCAGCCACAGGCCACACATGGGCCCATTGCAAGAAAAGGCAGTCTTTGGTGGGCCCCAGAGCCACTTGGGCCTGTCCTCCCTGATCCCTGTGCTCACCCTGGGGGCCTTCTGAGCACACCTCTGCAGCAACTCCTCCTTGGTTAAGAAGTGGTGGCCATTAGGATTCTGAAACAAAGGTAGAAAAGACAGGGTAGGCTCAGTGCCAGGGCCCCTCCTCATCCTGCTCAGGTGGCTGGGATAATCTTTGCCTGCCCTGCCCGGGCCAGGCCCCTCTGGGAACCTCCTACCCCATTGCCATGGTTCCGCCTCCCGGTGTAGCCCAGTACTCACCACGTGCTCCCGGTAGAGCACCAGCAGTATCACTCGGGCTCCTGAGTGCCGAGCTGGCCAGTAGCTGCCAGAACCTCCCGCTTTGGGCTGGGCGGGAACCTGAAAGGTACAGAGGAGTTCTGAACGTGAAAGCCAACCAGTCATCTTTAAATAAGTCCCCAGCAGGCTTTGTGGCCCTGGGTAAGTCACTCagttgtctctgtttccttctctgtaaaatgggccaggtgATGAGATGACCCGCTGCAAATCTGGGATAAGACAGCAGGCAGTTTTGGGGCAGTGGGTGGGGGTGtctgcccagcctggcctcagtTCTACCATGCGCTGCAGGACAGGTGTAATTAGACAGGAAAACTCAATAATGGTGACCCCGTAACTAACTGAGCTGGGCTCCTTAAGTAGCTTGATCATGGAATTCCCTCATTGGCTGTTACCAATATTCCTATTCACAGGTTAAAATACTAAGTCGAAAAAAGGATAAGTCATTTGCCCAAGGCCAGGCATCACTGGTGAGATTTGGACTCAGGCTTGCCAAATCCCCCAAGCCAGAAAATCATACTCCCGcactcccactttgccttccactcCCCTTGCCCCTTCCTCACTGGCATGGAAGAGTCCTGGACTTCCGCAGGTCGCCCCTGCGGGGCTGGACTGTTCTCTCCAGATGGTGAGTCCGGGGCATGGTCACCTGCGGGAACAGAAGAGAGTTAACTCCACACTCCACGCACGAATCCGGCAGCTGAGAGGATCTGGGATGCAACCTGCTTAGATGGTTAAGTGAGACCGGTGAGGGAGGCTCAGGGAGCGCCAGCCGCTAGCCCTAGGCAGAACGGCAACTTGGACAGGAGTGGGGAGCTTAAAGCCAAGGGCTCCCAGGTGAGTACGGAGGCTCCACCTGGGGGAGGTAGGGGATCACCGACCCCTTTCCCAGGCGCTCACCGCCCGATGTTCGGTGCCGCTGCAGCCGCTCGTCCAGCATCCGGCAGAGCCCGTCTCCGAAGTGCTGTAGGACCTTAGCTTCCTTCCCACTGCGCAGCGGCAGTGGGTACCGTCGGAGGGAACGCAGGGCCTGGCCGGGCAGGGGTAGGGTACCTGGTCAGGGCAGGCCTGACCTGGCCAGCAGCTTTTCCCATCGGGCCACACCAGGACCCACCTTCTGAAACACGAAGCGCGTGCGGCGCCCGCTGCGGGTCGCCTCGTCCCGCCACTCGGTCAGCCAGCGAACGAAGAGCGGGTTGGGACAGGCAGGCAGCGGGCGCTTCCGGCCCAGGCGAACCGGGGCCGCCATAAGCCCGAGGGCGGGTCCTCCGGCGCTCCACGCCCGCGGGACTGGGACGCCGCCAGTTCTAGAGTCGGGATTCGAACACCTGGCCCAGGGCGGGGCGGGGGAAGAAGGAGGCCGAGGGCAGGACCGTTGAGATCACGGGGCCCCAAACACACGGGGCACTAACGAGAGGAGAGCCTGCGGCCGCCCTCCCACCCCTGCGCTGCTCCAAGTGGTTGGTCAGGGGCGCTGTCTCTAACGATCTTTTCCCTTGGCCCCACGCCAGCCAGCCTTTGAGACGCGCCCATCCCCAGCCCCCGGAGCCTGGACCGGCTCCTTCCTGTCACCCCAGATTCGAGAGCGGGGTCTTTGTGTAGACGAGAGGAAGGCGGACAGCGCCCCCTGTGACGGGGAGGACTGGCTGGGCGGCGCTTAACGGACTAACCTGAACTTGGCTGCTCTAAGGTCTCTTAAGATTGTCAGCTTCAGCCTCAAGCTTGAAGGAGGCTGGAGATGGAGACTGGTCTTGAAGAGTCCAGGAGAGGCGAAGGCTACGAGACAAACGGGTGCAAACGTATTGGTGGGAGGGACACCTAGAAATGGGTGCCGGGGATGAGGACACAAAGGTAAGGCAGGAGGAGCTGCAGGACCCTTGGAAGAAATGGTGATCCTCATCCCCGGGATACAGGGCAAAGAGTGTGTCGTGGAGAGGAAGTCGGGGACGTGCCGAGAAGGCCCAAAATAGGACTCGGAAGGTCGGGGGTCAGAGGCCTAGAGGAAGGAGGACTGTAAGTAAGAGGTGCTTGGGCATCCTGGCAGTTGGGGAGGCCTGAGATGGGCACGTGGTTGGGTTTGGGGGCGGAGGAGCAGGCTGCGGGTTAAGAAGCCCAGACACAGGTAGAGGGGAGAACACTTCGTCGTTTTTGTGGCTAATCGGAAGTGGGAGACCCTCAGGGAGGTTGAAGATGGAAACCCTACAAAGGGCTTCAACCTGAGAAGCGTGAAGGACACGTATAGCTGAGTTGGACACAGGCGACCCGCCAGGGTTTGAAGCAGCACCCGGCCTCTAGCTGCTATGCCGGAAGTCGCGACACGCAGGTCTCCAGCCTGCGAGGAAGGGAAAGGTGGGCGCCAGAGCTCCAGGCCCGCCCCTCAGGACGATGCCTAGCCCACGGCGCAGTAGCCCCAGCCGGGCTAAATCGGACCAATGGGCTCTGACTCCCGCCTCCCGCCCGCCGCGGCCTTATAAGGAGCCTGAAGCCGGCTGTCGGGATGGCCCCGCCCCCTCGAGTCTCTTGTCCTAATAAGGACATCTAGGGCATCCCGCGGCTGGGGGCGGGCGGGAGCGCGTCTCCAGGGTAACTGCGaagccccctccctctccccgttGCTCTTGGAAACTCTAAGGCTCGGAAAAGGGGGCCCTAGCCTCCTATTCATGCAGGGTCGCTCGCGGGAGGCGGGGGTCAAGCTGCTGTCTCCACCTGGAGCGCCGGGAGTCCGGGCGGGGGCGGTGCTGTGGAATGTCCCCGACTACAACCCCCGGTATGCTCTGCAAGGTACCCCACTCCCAGGCATCGCTCTCCGTTTACACCCTTAATTCCGTTTATAGGATTAGGGCCCCCAGTTCCCTTTCTGGGTTTGCCTCTGACTTGTTTGCGACCCAGTCTTTTCCTGCATAGTGTGAGGCTGTGGTCATTGTTCTAGGACAACAAAATCATCCCGGAGTCCCCCgctcgtttcttttttttaaggcataTACTACCACAGAACTTGTCTCAGTTTTTCAGGTGTTAGAATAACCATGTACCTGGCTATCAACTCGAGAGCTGGGTTCAAGTCTGGTTTAATATCTGTTTCTTCTCATTGGCACGTAAAGGCATGTAAAGAAGCcttgaattgaatgcacaaaCCCTCGTCTTTACCCTTTAACGCCTCATGACTTTGCCAAACATCTTTAAACAAGAACAAAGCTCTCAGAGATTTCCTTGTACCTTTCCCCTGTGCCTTTTCCTCCTATTCTTATTTTACTGACGTTGCACATGGCCTTTTTTCAGAAGACGAGAGTGGCTTTAGACATGCGGAGTACTAGTCTTTATCCGACTGATGACGCCTTCATACTTGTGATTTTCTTTGCTTTAGGTCGGGATTCCAGGCTAATCAATAGTTGCTTCCATTCAGAAATGCAAAACCCTAACCTCACTCAAAAATTTCAGACCAAGGGATCCAGATAATACCAGATGGGTCTTAAGAAGGCCGTTTTGCTGCGGGATAAAGAGCCGCTTAGTCGGGGATCGTTTTCGGGTCATTTTACTGAGCGCCGCCTCGCCGGGCTCAGAGCGGTTCCTGGGAAATTGGACCAATGGGCTCGCGCTGCGCGCTGCGGTGCCGCCTGGGACCCGGGCCTACATTTCCCCGCATGCACTGCAGCTCGGGGCCGGCCAGCGGGAAGACTCCGTTACCCAGCGAGCGAGGCGGCGGCGCAAGGCCGGTGGACTCCATTTCCCGTCGGCTCGCGGTGGGAGCGCCGGAAGCCCGCCCCACCCCTCATTGTGCGGCTCCTACTAAACGGAaggggccgggagaggccgcgtTCAGTCGGGTCCCGGCAGCGGCTGCAGCGCTCTCGTCTTCTGCGGCTCTCGGTGCCCTCTTCTTTTCGTTTCCGGAAACATGGTGAGCCGCAGGCCACGGCGCCCGAGGGAGGCGGCTGCGGGTCGGTCGCCTGTGCGCGGGAGGCGACGGGGGAGCGACGTCCGCACCCCCTCCCCCAGCGCCCCGGGCGGGATGAGGGTCTCGCACGGAGGGGCGGGCGGTGCCGGAATGCGCGTGCGCGCCCGTGGGCGCCGGGGAGGGCAGGTCTGGACGTCGCTCGCGCGCCGCCtgggctcccctcccccacccgctGGTGCGCCCGCGCGGACACCGGCCGCGGGGGGAGGGGTCCGGGGCGCGCGCTGGGGCGCCCCTCGCGGAACGGCCGGCGTCGCGCGTTTCTTCTTAGGGGCGCGCTCTCGACTGGAGCACGCGGCGTCCAAACCCGGCCCGGGGGCGGCGAGGGAAAAGCGCGCGAGAGGTCTCGGCGCGCGCGCCCCACCCAAGGCTGTTCCTGTCTGCGCGTCACCCTCCCTCGGCAGCCGGATCCGTCTAGGGAGCAGGTGGCAGGGATGCCTGCGCCCGGGAGGGGCGGGCGCTGGCGCGGCGAGGGGTGATGCTGGGAAGACAGGGTCACCGTGGGGGCGTGGGTGCCTGCGATTAGGGCCTTGCACGGCAAGGCTTGGAAGGGGCATCGCAGAGACCGCGGCCCGTTCGGGAGCGCATCTAACGAGCTGCGTTCTCACCCGTGCATCGGGCGAGGGCTGGAACGGCGCTGTCTGTCGGTGCGTGCGCGCACGCTCAGGCCTGGCCGCCGGTGCCGAAGCCCTGGGCCAGCTAGGCCTTCCCGGATGGGCCTGAGGGTGGAGCCGAGTTTAGGGAAGTGACCCAGGCGGGCACCGCCCGGAAACCACCCCGCCCCCTGTATACGGCCCGAGGGCTGAGAAAACGGAAGGTTATGTAGCTTGCCCAGGCTCCTGCCTGCAGCAGATGGGTCTGATACACCCGTTGTTTTAGGGCGATTCCACAGGGTTAGGGACCTGGGACCTGGAGATGCTGCTGCCTCTCGGGTACGCGTTTCTGCATTGGGGAGGGGGCCGGGCCCAGCCGATCTCCTTTCCCCGCCCACTCCGGAAGCGGCCGAGTCACGTGGCCGGCTTCCTCTGCAGTTCCGGGGAGTTTGGGGGACCAGATTTACCTTGGATTGCCCCTCCCTCTCCTGGCTCGGGCACCCCGAAGCACGACGCAGAGTAGGAAGAGTTTAAAGACCTCGAGGCCTCTTGAGTTTGGCGTGTTAATTTTTATCAGCGACTTCTGGGGCCTAGCACCATTCCCGGAAGAAGGGAGTTGTCGGGCAGGGTCCTTATTGGGGGTTGCGATTCTTGTCTTGGTTGGGAAAGAGCCTAGCTGGGAACAGGGGTCGTTTGTGTAGTAACTGTATTAAGCAGTTCTGGTGGGTTTGTTGTAACTGTTCGGTGTCCTTGGGGTCCCATCTAGCATTGTGGGGTCTTGGCTCTTTCTGAAGAGGAGTCTTGGCTCAGGTGTTTGGGTTCTCCATATCTGAAGTTCTAAGTCACCAGTTTTATCCAAAGGCTGAGAGCAAGTACTGTGAGTAGCAAGTGAGTCAGTAGCTGGTGGATCTTTTAATTCTGGGTTCACATTTTGGTCAAGGCTGTGCTTTTCACGAGTTTTCCATTTCTATCCTGTAAAGTGAGGGAAGGGGTTGTTGAACTAGGTGATCAGAGGCCATGGCTGCCATTCTGAGGTTGTGTCCCATTTGGTTCTTTGACAGTGGCTTGGGTAGGAAAACTAGTGACTTGCCTTGGGAAGGGCACTAGTGACCACTCGGGACGTGGACTGGGATCTTCTGAGAAAACAAGGGGCAGTTCCCTGGAATCCTTTTCTTGATGAGGTATACGTGGCATGTCTCCTAGGCCTCCGGTGTGGCTGTCTCTGATGGTGTCATCAAGGTGTTCAACGACATGAAGGTGCGTAAGTCTTCAACGCCAGAGGAAGTGAAGAAGCGCAAGAAGGCGGTGCTCTTCTGCCTGAGTGAGGACAAGAAGAACATCATCCTGGAGGAGGGCAAGGAGATTCTGGTGGGCGATGTGGGCCAGACTGTCGACGACCCCTACGCCACCTTTGTCAAGATGCTGCCAGATAAGGACTGCCGCTATGCCCTCTATGATGCAACCTATGAGACCAAGGAGAGCAAGAAAGAGGACCTGGTGTTTATCTTCTGGTGAGCTCATTCTGGCACTTCTTCCTGTCACCTGCCCCCTTTCTCATGATGGGAACTTCTGTGGCTCCTGGTCAACCCAGATGTGTGGGTTTGGAGTGGGAGGGGGCTGTAACAAAAGACTCCTCACTGCCAGCCCCAAGGGTTTCTCAAAGTCACCTATGGCTTTGCTGTTGCTGCGAGTTGCCTGACGCGTGTTTCTGTCCAGGGCCCCCGAGTCTGCGCCCCTTAAGAGCAAAATGATCTATGCCAGCTCCAAGGACGCCATCAAGAAGAAGCTGACAGGTAAGGGCTGGCATTGGTGCTGAGTGCCCTTCTGCCCTGGCCTTGGCTGCAGGTCGGGTGAATGGCACGCAGAGGGGGTCCGCCCCCTTGTCTTCGCTGCCTGCTTGTTCCTTCCATCTGCTTTGATTGGCTCCTTCCCAGCCACAGAAACTACCCCCACCCCAGTGCTTCCTGCTCACAGATGCTCCCCTTTCTTCTTTACAGGGATCAAGCATGAATTGCAAGCAAACTGCTACGAGGAGGTCAAGGACCGCTGCACCCTGGCAGAGAAGCTGGGGGGCAGTGCCGTCATCTCCCTGGAGGGCAAGCCTTTGTGAGCCCCTTCTGGCCCCCTGCCTGGAGCATCTGGCAGCCCCACACCTGCCCTCGGGGGTTGCAGGCTGCCCCCCTTCCTGCCAGACCGGAGGGGCTGGGGTGATCCCAGCAGGGGGAGGGCAATCCCTTCACCCTAGTTGCCAAACAGACTCCCCACCCCCTggattttccttcttcctccatcCCTGACGGTTCTGGCCTTCCCAAACTGCTTTCGATCTTTTGATTCCTCTTGGGTTGAAGCAGACCAAGTTCCCCCCAGGCACCCCAGTTGTGGGGgagcctgtattttttttaacaacatcCCCGTTCCCCACCTGGTCCTCCCCCTTCCCATGCTGCCAACTTCTAACCGCAATAGTGACTCTGTGCTTGTCTGTTTAGTTCTGTGTAtaaatggaatgttgtggagatGACCCCTCCCTGTGCCGGCTGGttcctctcccttttcccctgGTCACTGCTACTCATGGACGCAGGAGCAGTAAGGGACcttcgattaaaaaaaaaaagacaataataaaaagGCTCATTAATGGGATGTGTGTTTCAAGGTTGGGGCCCAGGAGACTTCGGGATTGGGGGTGCACTGGGATAATGGTGCTGTCTCTCTCCTCTGTACCCCATACCCAACCAGCCCCTGCACACCCTTATCTGGCTCCAATGACTGGCTGAGACGCCTTTCTGATGGTCACCATTATTCTTTTGGTGCTGTGATTGACACTGGACTGGCTGTTTAAGGAGTGGGTGCTGGCTACAGAGGTCTTCCAGCGGAAGTGATTTATGCCTGAACTGGGTGCTCTGTAGCCTTGCCTGGATGGACAGTGAGGTCCATCCGATACTCGGTTCTGTTCCTGCCTGGGTGTGGGCTGATAGGCAAGTCAGAGGTAGCTTAAAGGTTCTGTTTGGTCTGCTGTCTTCCCTGGATGGCTGACTCAAGTTTATGAGGGTCAGGTTCAGTGGCTGCTGTGAGTCAGGCCAGGTTGAGCCTTTGACCTCCTCTAGATGTGGCTGGAGTACATTCAGGGTGGGGCCAGCCAGGTGGAGCCCGGGACTTCAGACCCAGGTGTCTTGAGCACCGCCTCCCTGTGTTTAATGAAAAGGGTGTTGCCAGTACCCTGAGCCTTTTGCCAGTATTGTCAAGGGCTGTTTCCAGCCTGTACTTTGGGCTTTCACCTGCCCAGCAGGCAAAGACATCCAAGAAATCTGGCCCTAGGGTGAGGTGAGTTGGGAGTGGTAGAGGAAGAGGCCTCCTGGTGTTACAGTTGGCTCCATAACTCCCGGTAGCTTGTGAGCAGTTCTGGGAGGAAGGGCTAGATCCCTTTTCTGGTTAGGAAATAGGTGTGGAGAACTTGGGATTCATTTTTGTGCTAGGGTTTATGGGGGTGGGGGCAAACCTGGAAGACTTCTGGGGTTCCTAGGTCCCAGCTCCTGGGTGTTGCGTCTTCCCACAGGGAGCCTGCTGTCACTGGAGGGCTGAGGATGCTGCAGGGGTGCCCTCCTTGGTGTCTCCAGGATCTGATCATACTGCCTTGGCAGAAAGTGTGCCTGGTGGACCTTTGAGCTGTGGGAAGGGAAGTAAGGACAACAGGCCTCCTTGCTACAAAACCAGGGTTTTTATTTGCGAAGGAGAAAAGGCTGGGATCAAGTGAGCTATGATTCCTTCAGGGCTAGGGGTGAGGGTAGAGGCTGTTCCTCAGCTTCCTGGGGAGGGGTGTCGGGGTCTCTGGGGCTCTGCTGACTGTGGCCAGTTATGATGCCCATGCTGCCCTGTGTCTTGCAGGGCCTGGcacctgtggtggtggtggtagggggTTTGGGCTTTCCCTGAGAGGATGTGGGGCAGAGTGAGGGCGTGGCTAGTGGCGCTGTGCTAGGGAAGGAGACATCTTGCCGGAGAGAGGGGTTGGGATACCCTGGTCACTGGAGATCCCAGAGTAGGGTCTGGCTGAGCTCTGGCTGCTCTAAGGCTCCCCCTTTAGGGCAACAAGGGTGTTCCGGAGAATCAGGGTGCTGGCCTGCAGAGGAGAAACAGGTCCTTGAAGTCCCCTGCTCCCTGAGTCAGGCTGTCATTCTTTCTGTACCTTAGATGCTCCCTCGCTCCCCACACCCCTGCTCTCTGCAATAACAGCTGCTGTTAATTGGGCCTTCCTACCCAGAAGGCACGGGTCCTGAGCCAGGGAAGCATGGCCCCAAGCCTTAGCTGGGGCTcctctcatgcacacacacacgtatgcatgtgcacacacccaCGCACATACATGCGTGCACACCCTCACATGCACGCACACCCTGGtgcctgggggagggagggaagtgggaGGTGGGAGGCCTCACAAGGGTCCAGTGAGGTGGGAGGGCACACCTTGGCGTGTTTGAGCTCCAGCTCTGCCAGCTCAATGAGATTCTTTCGAAAAGAGGAGACCCGGCGGGACTTGAAGTCCGTGAGctctggagaggaggggaagaggcaTGGGGATCCGGGCAGGGCAGGGCATGTGGCCCCAGGCCGGGGCTGGGGGCTGCGGGCTCACCTTGCTTGGCGGAGTCGGAGAGGCGCTCGAAGCGTTGGCAGCACAGCTGCTGGTGGCTCTCGGCGGGCCGCACCTCCCGGTTCCTGGTGCGCGCCTTGTCCAGTGCCTTGTTGGCATTCTCGTAGTCGGCCAGTGCCCGCAGCCGCCGGTACAGCAGGTCCTAGAACCATGGGCACAGGGTCACTGCTGCCCTGTCCTGGCCTCCAGGCCTGAGCGCTGCGCTGGGGCTGCCTCTCACCTTGGCTGCCTGTGAGTCACGCATGTAATACCTCAGCATGTCCGACAGCTTCAGGTCCTCATCGGAAGCCACCCGGCCCTCCAGCTTCTGCATCAGAAAGGTAGGCACTGGGAAGGGAGCTTGTCAGAGGGGCAGCTAAGGGGTGGGAGGCACCTCTTCATCTAAATATCCAGCAAAGAAGCCTTAGGTAACTGTTCCAGGTCAGGTCTGGTGTTGAGGGCTGCAGGCcagggaaggcttcacagaggaagtgGGATCTAGTCTGGATCTCGGGGACTGAGTAAGAGCCAGACAGAGGGCGCCGAGGGCTTGGCAGCTGTGCAAGCCCAGCTATGTGTTCAGAGAAGCTTTAGTTCAGGGAGGGCACTTGGGCAAAGCAGGGAAGGGAGGCAGTGGCTGGAGCACAAGAGGCTGAAAGTGGAAGCTCAGGACTTTAGGAGCTTCCAGAAGGGGCAGGGTCTCTGAAGGGCCTTGAGCAGGGAAGAGATGCGGTCCAACAGACATTTTAGGAAGACGGCA
Coding sequences within:
- the CFL1 gene encoding cofilin-1 isoform X1 is translated as MASGVAVSDGVIKVFNDMKVRKSSTPEEVKKRKKAVLFCLSEDKKNIILEEGKEILVGDVGQTVDDPYATFVKMLPDKDCRYALYDATYETKESKKEDLVFIFWAPESAPLKSKMIYASSKDAIKKKLTGIKHELQANCYEEVKDRCTLAEKLGGSAVISLEGKPL
- the CFL1 gene encoding cofilin-1 isoform X2 — translated: MKVRKSSTPEEVKKRKKAVLFCLSEDKKNIILEEGKEILVGDVGQTVDDPYATFVKMLPDKDCRYALYDATYETKESKKEDLVFIFWAPESAPLKSKMIYASSKDAIKKKLTGIKHELQANCYEEVKDRCTLAEKLGGSAVISLEGKPL